In one Saccharibacillus brassicae genomic region, the following are encoded:
- a CDS encoding MalY/PatB family protein, with protein sequence MTLKSRFDFHTQIDRLQSASEKWDSREKIFGAPDALPLWVADMDFAAPQEVLDAMHKRVDHGVFGYTFRTPGYFDSVVNWMRERHDWNIDPEWITFTPGVVPALAFAVETFTQPGDKIAIQTPVYPPFYNVVRENGRELVTNPLIAKENGDYEMDFDDLERKLADGVKMLILCSPHNPVGRIWSRPDLTRLAEICLKHGVLVIADEIHADLIFEPKSHIPFASVSEAARDNCIVCTAPSKTFNLAGLCVSNIVIPNENLRLAFERTVAKMHGLGSISTLGATATEAAYTHGGEWLDELLVYVRANMEYVQAQIGEHLPELSVKLPEATYLLWIDFRGLGLNAEELNRFLLHEAGLALNDGTMFGVEAAGFMRMNVACSRVIVEQAMEQLKTAIAELRSSRAQG encoded by the coding sequence ATGACTTTAAAAAGCCGCTTTGACTTCCACACGCAGATCGACCGTCTGCAGAGCGCTTCCGAGAAGTGGGATTCCCGCGAAAAAATATTCGGAGCGCCCGACGCGCTGCCGCTCTGGGTCGCCGACATGGACTTCGCCGCGCCGCAGGAAGTGCTCGATGCCATGCACAAACGGGTGGATCACGGCGTATTCGGCTATACGTTCCGCACGCCGGGCTATTTCGATTCGGTCGTCAACTGGATGCGCGAGCGGCACGATTGGAACATCGACCCGGAATGGATCACGTTCACGCCGGGCGTCGTGCCCGCGCTTGCTTTTGCCGTTGAGACGTTTACGCAGCCGGGCGACAAAATCGCGATCCAGACGCCGGTCTATCCGCCGTTCTACAACGTCGTGCGCGAGAACGGCCGCGAACTGGTGACCAACCCGCTGATTGCCAAAGAAAACGGCGATTACGAGATGGACTTCGACGATCTGGAGCGCAAGCTGGCGGACGGCGTCAAGATGCTGATCCTGTGCAGTCCGCACAACCCGGTCGGACGAATCTGGTCGCGCCCCGACCTCACCCGGCTGGCGGAGATCTGCCTGAAGCACGGCGTGCTCGTCATCGCCGACGAGATCCACGCCGACCTCATCTTCGAACCGAAGTCGCATATCCCGTTCGCTTCGGTCTCGGAAGCCGCGCGCGATAACTGCATCGTCTGTACCGCGCCGAGCAAAACGTTCAACCTGGCGGGATTGTGCGTGTCGAACATCGTGATCCCGAACGAAAATCTGCGCCTCGCTTTTGAACGCACCGTCGCCAAAATGCACGGCCTCGGCTCGATCAGCACGCTGGGCGCGACAGCGACCGAAGCGGCCTACACGCACGGCGGCGAATGGCTCGACGAACTGCTGGTCTACGTCCGCGCCAACATGGAATACGTGCAGGCGCAGATTGGGGAGCATCTGCCGGAACTGTCGGTCAAGCTGCCGGAAGCGACCTATCTGCTGTGGATCGACTTCCGCGGCCTCGGACTGAACGCCGAGGAGCTGAACCGGTTCCTGCTGCACGAAGCGGGCCTCGCCCTTAACGACGGCACGATGTTCGGCGTCGAAGCCGCGGGCTTTATGCGCATGAACGTCGCCTGCTCGCGCGTGATCGTGGAACAGGCGATGGAGCAGTTGAAAACGGCGATAGCCGAACTGCGCTCGTCCCGCGCGCAGGGCTGA
- a CDS encoding S-layer homology domain-containing protein, translated as MHKPTTSKVRKRILILAAAALILSPSLNLPAAKAQTAAPSNSSGASAAPSPGETVSPQAAPTGEAAVPASGETSAAAAPSASTPTAASDVEPAAVDPAVTPAQPALVPSTRPVTRPTTPSTGTPSPTTPSTPPSGTPSPTTPTTPPAGTPSTVKPTTPPTGTPSTVKPTTPPAGTPSTVKPTTPPAGTPSTVKPTTPAVPAVPDPFYDILKDPNREAILALYEAEIVKPAKDRKFRPQAEIGRADFSVILGRAMNANGSIFDVYFTDPIPDWAIRYVGGLTAAGLYEGYLDGDVFGPKQPVTRAEAAAMVARAAHLESQPLPEGLGGVGNIPVWALDDVGAAYAAGLIVPTETGTLNPNKKVTRSEMAAMVAPLLEADAFTAPVEVEENDDTRPPTMPPL; from the coding sequence ATGCACAAGCCGACCACCAGCAAAGTACGCAAACGTATCCTGATTCTCGCCGCTGCGGCGCTGATTCTCTCGCCGTCGCTGAACCTGCCGGCCGCGAAAGCGCAAACGGCCGCCCCTTCGAACTCATCCGGGGCTTCCGCCGCCCCTTCGCCCGGCGAGACCGTTTCGCCTCAAGCGGCGCCGACCGGCGAAGCCGCCGTGCCGGCTTCGGGCGAAACGTCCGCTGCCGCGGCTCCGTCCGCTTCGACGCCGACCGCGGCGTCTGACGTCGAGCCTGCCGCCGTCGATCCGGCCGTGACGCCGGCCCAGCCGGCGCTCGTACCGTCGACCCGGCCGGTGACCCGGCCGACGACGCCGTCGACCGGAACGCCGTCGCCGACAACGCCGTCCACGCCGCCTTCGGGCACGCCGTCGCCGACAACGCCGACGACTCCGCCGGCCGGAACGCCGTCGACGGTCAAGCCGACGACTCCGCCAACCGGAACGCCGTCGACCGTCAAACCGACGACTCCGCCGGCCGGAACGCCGTCGACGGTCAAGCCAACGACTCCGCCAGCCGGAACGCCGTCGACCGTCAAACCGACGACCCCGGCCGTGCCTGCGGTGCCGGACCCGTTCTACGATATTCTCAAGGACCCGAACCGCGAAGCGATTCTGGCCCTGTACGAAGCCGAGATCGTCAAGCCGGCCAAAGACCGCAAGTTCCGCCCGCAAGCGGAAATCGGCCGGGCCGACTTTAGCGTTATTCTGGGCCGGGCGATGAACGCGAACGGCAGCATTTTCGACGTTTATTTCACGGACCCGATCCCCGATTGGGCGATCCGTTACGTCGGCGGCCTGACGGCGGCCGGCCTCTACGAAGGCTATCTGGACGGCGACGTTTTCGGACCGAAACAGCCGGTCACGCGCGCCGAAGCGGCGGCCATGGTCGCCCGCGCCGCGCATCTGGAATCGCAGCCGCTGCCCGAAGGTCTGGGCGGCGTCGGCAATATTCCGGTCTGGGCGCTCGACGACGTGGGCGCCGCCTATGCGGCCGGCCTGATCGTGCCGACCGAGACGGGCACGCTGAACCCGAACAAAAAGGTCACGCGCAGCGAGATGGCCGCCATGGTCGCGCCTCTGCTTGAAGCCGATGCGTTCACCGCGCCGGTCGAAGTCGAAGAAAACGACGACACGCGGCCGCCGACGATGCCTCCGCTCTAA
- a CDS encoding glycoside hydrolase family 3 N-terminal domain-containing protein, with the protein MTYKDASRPIGERLDHLLDQMTLHEKVAQLTSARTGSMISDVQNFVFSAELTNKNVPHGCGYISRIGGATDLLPAEMARAMNTIQKHFVEETRLGIPVLFMTEATSGVLSRNHTLFPQNIGAGAMFDEEPIRRMGDAMRREMLATGERWALGPVVDVIRDHRYGRYEESFGEDAYLVSQYGTAYVRGLQSEDLTQGIIATLKHFVAQGISDGGRNCGPVHVTDRELLDEYAVPFEAAIRDAGALSVMAAYHEIDQIPVHASAPILRDMLQGRLGFEGLTVSDGNGIQLIQSFQEYCETQEQAVKLALEAGIECELDFMFEKYLPGLVESGQVEAELVDDAVRKVLDLKFRLGLFDRPYVDEDAVDASVCTPDMVELSKEMALRTMTLLKNEDGLLPLKPSVRKVAVIGPLAHVKEFGYSDYSYPAHIEDMYYHSEGLTEEEVLARTLFFKKKGTRYEDLYHQDMPTVYEALQSALPDAEVVYKTGIKDTTDYNGEADFDQIEEAVEAAKDADVIIAVCGDTSGMGRENDSGESTDRVEICLSHEQKKLLRALQATGRPVVLVLCNARPLELLEESQSMHAILEAWKPGMRGAEAIAETLVGTYNPGGKLSVTLPKALGQLPVHYSQLATGHKQFWRGKYLEMDLAPLYPFGYGLSYTSFEAENVRFEQAADGIKVTADVVNSGEREGDQVVQVYVRKKYASVLQPERELKAYKRVSIPAGGRVSLEFAIAFDSIGYHDRDLKLVLENVKLDVMLGFSSQDIKAEETFKLEFDGGKRQIGRRVFGNSATIV; encoded by the coding sequence ATGACGTACAAAGACGCATCCAGACCGATCGGCGAACGATTGGACCATCTGCTGGATCAGATGACGCTGCACGAGAAAGTCGCGCAGCTCACTTCCGCGCGGACCGGGAGCATGATCTCGGACGTGCAAAATTTCGTGTTTTCCGCAGAGCTGACGAACAAGAATGTGCCGCACGGCTGCGGATACATCAGCCGGATCGGCGGGGCGACCGATCTGCTCCCGGCGGAGATGGCGCGCGCGATGAACACGATCCAGAAGCATTTCGTGGAAGAGACGCGGCTCGGCATTCCGGTGCTGTTCATGACCGAAGCGACCTCGGGCGTGCTCAGCCGCAACCATACGCTGTTCCCGCAGAACATCGGCGCCGGCGCCATGTTCGACGAAGAACCGATCCGCCGCATGGGCGACGCGATGCGCCGCGAGATGCTCGCGACCGGCGAACGCTGGGCGCTTGGCCCGGTCGTCGACGTCATTCGCGACCACCGCTACGGCCGCTACGAAGAATCGTTCGGCGAAGACGCATACCTGGTCAGCCAATACGGCACCGCCTACGTGCGCGGCCTGCAGTCCGAAGACCTGACGCAGGGCATTATCGCGACGCTCAAGCATTTCGTGGCGCAGGGCATCAGCGACGGCGGCCGCAACTGCGGACCGGTGCATGTGACGGACCGCGAGCTGCTGGACGAATACGCGGTGCCGTTCGAAGCGGCGATCCGCGATGCGGGCGCGCTGTCGGTCATGGCCGCGTATCACGAGATCGACCAGATTCCGGTGCACGCGTCCGCCCCTATTTTGCGCGACATGCTCCAGGGCCGACTGGGCTTCGAAGGGTTGACCGTCTCGGACGGCAACGGTATCCAACTGATCCAATCGTTCCAGGAATACTGCGAGACGCAGGAACAGGCAGTGAAGCTTGCGCTGGAAGCGGGCATCGAATGCGAGCTGGACTTCATGTTCGAGAAATATTTGCCGGGCTTGGTGGAGAGCGGGCAGGTAGAAGCGGAACTCGTCGACGACGCGGTGCGCAAAGTGCTGGATCTCAAGTTCCGGCTCGGCCTGTTCGACCGTCCTTACGTGGACGAAGACGCCGTGGACGCATCCGTCTGCACGCCCGACATGGTCGAGCTGTCCAAAGAAATGGCGCTGCGCACGATGACGCTGCTCAAGAACGAAGACGGCCTGCTGCCGCTCAAGCCGTCCGTGCGCAAAGTCGCCGTGATCGGACCGCTCGCCCACGTCAAAGAGTTCGGCTACAGCGATTATTCGTATCCGGCGCATATCGAAGACATGTACTACCATTCCGAAGGGCTGACCGAAGAAGAAGTGCTGGCCCGGACGCTCTTTTTCAAGAAAAAAGGGACCCGTTACGAAGATCTGTACCATCAGGACATGCCGACCGTGTACGAAGCTCTGCAAAGCGCGCTGCCGGACGCCGAAGTGGTCTATAAGACGGGTATCAAGGACACGACCGATTACAACGGCGAAGCCGATTTCGACCAGATCGAAGAAGCGGTGGAAGCGGCGAAGGACGCGGACGTCATCATCGCCGTCTGCGGCGACACGAGCGGTATGGGACGCGAGAACGACAGCGGCGAATCGACGGACCGCGTAGAGATCTGCCTGTCGCATGAGCAGAAAAAATTGCTGCGTGCGCTCCAGGCAACCGGCCGTCCGGTCGTGCTGGTGCTGTGCAACGCGCGTCCGCTCGAACTGCTCGAAGAGAGCCAGTCGATGCACGCGATCCTCGAAGCCTGGAAGCCGGGCATGCGCGGTGCGGAAGCGATCGCCGAGACGCTCGTCGGCACATACAATCCGGGCGGCAAGCTGTCTGTCACGCTGCCCAAAGCGCTCGGCCAACTGCCGGTGCATTATTCGCAGCTCGCGACCGGACACAAGCAGTTCTGGCGCGGCAAATATTTGGAGATGGACCTGGCGCCGCTGTATCCGTTCGGCTACGGCTTGAGCTACACGAGTTTCGAAGCGGAGAACGTCCGGTTCGAGCAGGCGGCCGACGGCATCAAGGTGACGGCGGACGTGGTGAACAGCGGAGAGCGCGAAGGCGATCAGGTCGTGCAGGTGTACGTGCGCAAGAAATACGCCAGCGTCCTGCAGCCGGAGCGCGAACTGAAAGCGTACAAACGCGTGAGCATCCCGGCCGGCGGCCGCGTATCGCTGGAATTCGCGATCGCGTTCGATTCGATCGGCTACCACGACCGCGACCTGAAGCTTGTGCTGGAGAACGTGAAGCTCGACGTCATGCTCGGCTTCTCTTCGCAGGACATCAAGGCGGAAGAGACGTTCAAGCTTGAATTCGACGGCGGAAAACGGCAGATCGGACGACGGGTGTTCGGGAATTCGGCGACGATCGTATAA
- a CDS encoding type II toxin-antitoxin system RelE family toxin: protein MSSESYIQPFIEQMIRNYRVDIRFKQGVLTEDLADYPKGDLKLILKAILKRFKTNSNPHDTVPGWVLHGDLKGAYKIRLLDEGIRIVYRIAEERADVTIVEIYAVGPRKNEMAYQIAKNRKDW from the coding sequence ATGTCTTCGGAATCCTATATTCAACCGTTTATCGAACAAATGATTCGAAATTATCGGGTGGACATTCGTTTCAAACAGGGAGTGCTGACGGAAGATCTGGCGGATTATCCGAAAGGGGATCTCAAACTTATTCTGAAAGCGATTTTGAAGCGGTTTAAGACGAACTCGAATCCGCACGATACCGTTCCGGGGTGGGTGCTGCACGGCGACTTGAAAGGCGCGTACAAAATTCGTTTGTTGGACGAAGGCATTCGGATCGTTTATCGAATTGCCGAAGAACGGGCAGATGTTACGATCGTGGAGATCTACGCCGTAGGTCCGAGGAAAAACGAAATGGCTTATCAAATCGCAAAAAACAGAAAAGATTGGTGA
- a CDS encoding SDR family oxidoreductase: MSNSPRMSEKVSVVTGAGSGIGRAAALRLAEEGARVALIDRDSQFVESVRAEIEAAGGQAIALTVDISAPAQYREALKEVVSTYGRIDTLFANAGILGVVGPIESIEDDEWDETITNNVKGTFTSVKYAIPYLKEAGKGSIVLTSSLSGTRVFSQKGFSAYSTSKASIAAFGQMAAFELAPSNIRVNVVAPGTIDTNIFSSEDKEPEADDMNTKPVEYPEGTVPLPEGNGKPEQVANLVLFLSSEESDHISGAVVHIDGAESLFVG; the protein is encoded by the coding sequence CGGCCGGGCCGCCGCGCTGCGGCTGGCCGAAGAAGGCGCCCGCGTGGCGCTGATCGACCGCGATTCGCAGTTCGTCGAAAGCGTCCGCGCCGAGATCGAAGCCGCCGGCGGCCAGGCGATCGCGCTGACCGTCGACATCTCCGCCCCTGCCCAGTACCGCGAAGCGCTCAAAGAAGTCGTGTCCACATACGGGCGGATCGATACCCTCTTCGCCAACGCCGGCATCCTCGGCGTCGTCGGACCGATCGAATCGATCGAAGACGACGAGTGGGACGAGACGATCACGAACAACGTCAAAGGCACGTTCACGAGTGTCAAATACGCGATTCCTTATCTCAAGGAAGCCGGCAAAGGCAGCATCGTGCTTACGAGTTCGCTCAGCGGCACGCGCGTCTTTTCCCAAAAAGGCTTCTCCGCCTACAGCACGTCCAAAGCGTCGATCGCCGCCTTCGGCCAAATGGCCGCGTTCGAGCTGGCGCCGTCGAATATTCGCGTGAACGTCGTCGCTCCCGGCACGATCGACACGAACATTTTCAGCAGCGAAGACAAAGAGCCGGAAGCCGACGACATGAACACGAAGCCTGTCGAATACCCGGAAGGCACCGTCCCTCTGCCCGAAGGCAACGGCAAGCCCGAGCAGGTCGCAAACCTCGTGCTGTTCCTCTCGTCGGAAGAATCCGACCATATCAGCGGCGCCGTCGTGCATATCGACGGAGCGGAATCGCTGTTTGTGGGTTAA